The genome window GTCTTGATGAAGTCGTCGACGAGTGATGGTCAACAAGGTGTTTGATTGCTGAAAGGAAGCCCAGGATGGCTTGCCCAGAGGAAAGCACAGACCATATCAAATCGCTGCACCCACCAAAGATTCCAGGCAGGGTCAGCCACAACAGAGCTCCAGCATACGCCACACCTCACCTGCATGCTTGGACTTTTTCGAGGCCTTGGAAGTCGCATGCATCTCCAGTCCTAACCTCGATCAACGCCCCCCAAATCCGGCCCATTTATTTGTTACCAACTGAATTCGAACGCCTCAAAACACAGAAACCTCAATCCGCAAGAAAAAACCCTCTCACAATGGATTCCGAGGGTGTCAAGAAAGCCATCGTGCAGGCCACTCTCCAAGAGACCAACACAGCCAACGCCCGTGCTCTTATCGAGGTACCTCGCGCCTCTCTCACAATTGATCCCAGTCCCTAAcatgttttgtttttccAGGGTATCACCGGCAGCTGTTTTGAGAAGTGCGTTCCCAAGCCCggcacctccctctcctcgagCGAAAAGACCTGCATGTCCTACTGCGTCGAGAAGTACATTGCGTCCTGGAACGAGGTCAACGGCACCTACATCCGGAGGTTACGGCAAGGGGCTGAGGGCAACCACTAATTCATTGGCTTGGGACATGTAATGATACTAGGTTGTACGATATTGGCATAGAGCAACGGGCAGGGATGGGCAGAGTTGTATATGAATACAGATACCCAAATGGCTGAGGTGCAACAGATGAATCTTATTATTGCGGTCCGTCGTCCTCCACCCCAAAAGCCATGCAAGTATTTCATGgctcttttttcttggcTTCCTCCGCAGCTCTCTTTCTCGCAAGATACCTTTCCTTCGCGCTCGACACATCCGCCTCCGTCTTCCTGCTCTTTGTCGCAAGCTCAATCTTGGccgtctcctccgcctcttcCTGCCTCGACCGCTTGAGCGTCTCCTCAAGCTGCGCTTCCAGCATCCTCGTCTGCCTCTCCCGCATAGCTTGTTTCCCACCAGGTGCATAAACACCCCTACTTCCCTGGCTTGGGCCATTGctcttcgccttctcctgttgcctcgccttctcctgctgtacctccgccttcttcttcggcgcCACATTCAATCCCCCCTTCAGCAACTGCCTCttatccaccacctccccatcatcattaATCAACACATTCCCACCCTGCGCATTAATCTCCCTAGCCCTCTCAGTCGCgctcttttcctcctcctcttttggCCCAGCTTCAGCTTTGCCATCTGGCTTCTTCGCCGCATTTTGCGCCGCCAAAACAATAGCCGCATGCTCCTGTTCCTTCTGCTCCAGCatctttttataaaaatccgtcatccccttccccttatTCTTTttggcctcttcctcctccctcctcttctcctcctcttccaaccGCCtattctcctcctgctgccgctTATACGCCTCGGTGACGAACTTTTCTTTATCagcaaactcctccccctctgcctCCCGTTCTCGTTTTAGGCGCTTTTCCTCCGCTATTTGCCTATCCCTTTCTCTTTGCGAGGCAGCTTGTTGGAGAGCAGAGAAATACTTTGGTTTCTTCTCCGCGGCTGCTTCGTCTTCTGACTTGGGCTTTTTGGCAGCTTTGAAGGAGTCGTAGACGGCATCATAGTCGTAGATGGAAGGGTCGGCCGACTCAGCTTCTTTGGCGTATTTTCGGGAGGCTAGGGCGCTGGAGAGGTCGGTGAATTCCCCTGTTGGTTGGAGGGttttggatgatggggttttGCTTGGGGGGGCGgaagggggtttggaggatTTTTTGTGTCTTTTTCGTGAGTCGGAGTCGTTGTCGTTATTTATTGATGAGGGGGTGTCGAAGCCGTCGATTTCGGTGATTGATACTGAGGTTTGGGGAGcttcgttgtcgtcgtcgtcgtcgtcgcctAAGCCGCCGAAGGGGGCTGGCTTTTTGCGcgcggggagggtgggttttttggagggggggcaaGATTTTTTGAGGCCGAAGGAGATAACTGGTTTGCTCATTGTGTCCTGTGGTGCCGTGAAAAGGGACTGGAAGTGGAAGTTAGGTGGTGTTGTCGCATTGTCGCAAACTAAGGACGCGCGAGAGATGTCAACCATCAATTAAAGTGGAGCTTCACCAGCCACAACTGCTTATCGGCTGACGATAAGCTATCCCGGCAGGCAATGGGGGGCCTGACATCATCTTTCATAAGCTAAACTCAGAGAATTATTCGTTGTCTTCCTATATTCTTCGCCTGTGTAGGAATGATAACATGGTGAAGCCAAGTTTTGGGTGCCCATATCATTGAAATCGAGCCGAGAGCATATTGATACATAGGTAATCAGACGTAAGACTTACCATATATTCAGCTAAAGATATCCGAGATTCATTTTCGTCCACACTTTGTTCTCGGTGGTTGGCTCCTTCGTGGCGACCTCATCTCTCTCCATCAAAGTCACCAGAGTAGAATTGGCGAACCAAAATGCGGTAAATCAAAGCGAATCCAAATCATGGACTGCCAGGTTCAAACATTCAACAAGGCGTTATTTAAACAGTGGAGGTTATAATTTACGGATGGTGTGTAGACAGAAAAGCACGCCGTGTCATGACTCTTCATCAGAACTACTGGTAAGTTGACCTCGTACTCCCAACAACTCTGTCGTTGACCTTTATTGAATAGATTGAACTCGTTCCACGTGCTCGATATGATTTTCCCGTCAATCAGAAAACACCCGATTGGAATCTTGACAGCCCGCCTTGGACCTATACGGCCTTGAAGGTAACGGGAGCGGGAAGTAACAACAGCCTAATATATTTGGTGCTGCATTACAAGCGAAGACTGTGACTGCCGATGTACTCCACAAAGCATGCACAGGGCACATATCCAATACCATATCACTATTCTAAGTGCTTGTTATTAATGGAATGGTTGACTTGATGAGCAAACCTTGGAACGGGGTACATGGCTGGCTGACAAAAGGTCGGTACTTGATTTTTGCGAGGGCGAGGTCTCGATCGACACTGTCAAAGTTGAGCTCATTGTGTATTTAAATGGCAGAGGTTTCTGTGTCCTAGTCATATAGTCTCTTGCCTGGTCTGATCCATACTCGGGAGCATCGAGTGAACCCAACGAGAGAGGAACGCCAGCGACCATACTTTACTCACCATGCACTGGACCAATGTTCTCACAGCGGCCATCGTGCCCTTGACAGGCGTACGGGCAGCCATGCTCCGATTCTCCTGCTCCCAGCTCGTCGTCGACCGTCTCGACCCTCTCGTCAACCCCGGCCAAGTCCCGTctccccatcttcatcaaATCGTCGGTGGAAACTCATTCAACGTCACTATGGACCCCAATGTCAACGACATCTCCGAATCCTCAACCTGCACCTCCTGCCAGTTCACCGAAGACTTCTCCAACTACTGGACCGCCGTGCTCTTCTTCAAAGCCCGAAACGGCACCTATAAGCGTGTCAACACCATCGGCAACGGCCTGGGCTACTCGGCATCCAACGGAGGCCAAACAGTCTACTACATCTCCAATGGCCCGGTCACAGCCTTCAAGCCCGGCTTCCGCATGGTAGTGGGCAACCCCGCCTTCCGCACCCAAGCGCAAGCCCGCACCAACCCAGCCCTGCAGTTCACCtgcctcgcctcccccatGACGCGCTCAGGATATCGATATGACTTCCCCACCGACACCTGCGCAGGAGGAATCATGGTCACCGTCCGCTTCCCTACCTGCTGGGACGGCAAAAACACCGACTCCCCCGACCACCAAAGCCACGTTGCCTACCCCGTCAACCGGAACTGCCCCTCTACCCACCCCATCAAGATCCCCGAGGTGTTTTATGAGACATACTGGGACACCCGGCCGTTCAACAACAAGGCGCTCTGGCCAGCGGATGGGTCGCAGCCGTTTGTATGGTCGTTTGGTGACAAGACTGGGTATGGCAACCACGGGGATTACATCtttgggtggaagggggatgcGCTGCAGCGGGCGATGGATGCGAACTGCAATAGTGATTTGATTCAGGACAGGCTGAACTGTCCGACACTGAAGAGCCAGAGTATTGTCAATGCGAACAAGTGCTCGATTCagaggaaggtgaaggaggatttggatgggtggttggaggagttgcCCGGGGGTGGGATGGAGTAGATAGTAGATAGTAGATCAAGAAAGAATGAAGTTGAGGCTGAAAGTCCAAGTCCCAAGTCCACGTGGGATGTGTTGAGCCGAGCACCTTGAAggtcaccacccccctaacCCCCTAAACTGCATGTGGCCACACTTTTGACGACCATGTCATGCAGTCAGCTTCCCCGATGGCCACAAGACGGCGGGAATGAGCAGAGATGACGCAGTCAGCAGTGGGCCGAAAGCAATACTTTGTACTTTGTCTTTTTCACCTGTGATTTGTATCTCGGGAGAAGCCATCCTGCAGGTTGCAGCATGATCCTTTCTCTCTATCTGAAAAAGCCCAGTTCACAGCTGAAAGCTGCAAGTGGAGCGGGGTCTTAGTGAAACGTAATGACCACATTGGCACACCCCACGGGGGAGCTTGCCAATGGCGGGGTTGTGCTTGGGAGCTGCCTCACTGTTGCTCCAAGGAGGCAGCTCGCTATTATTTTGTGAGATATTTTAAGAGGTCAACAcagctgttgttggaggcCTTATCGAGACCCGATTCTTGGCCTTTTGCTTTGCCTCTTGGCGGCTTCTCACTCACTTCAGCTGCTCTGCTTCTTGGGTACCTCACTGAAAAAACATTTGCAAAACTTGTCTCTTGGGAACGAACCTAACCTGCTTGCTTTTCACCCCCCTTTACTTACTTACACACTTGCTTTCTATCGGCTGTTTGCTTGAGCTCTTTACAGAGTAACACAATATGGCGGCAGCATACGAACATCTTCCCGATGGTGCACACcaagccggtggtggtgtctctGGCCGCGTGCACCGAGTGAGAGATCTCAAGCCTCATGTCCTTGATCATCTCAGAAAGGTCTACAGTGCCTACGGCAAGGACAGCTGGACGCCCGAACAGACGGCTGTTTTCCTAAAGACGGTTCAACACGATACACCCTCGGAACTTGCCCTGGAACTAGCTGACGATAAGGACTGGGAGTTGGTCACTTTTCTCAAGTACATGACTTCAGAAGTGACCAGTGCCGTTGCACCCCCTGAGGAAGTCGACCTTTCTTGGCCCCTATCTGCCTACTTCATCAGCTCCAGCCACAACACCTACTTGACCGGAAACCAGCTGTCGAGTGACTCCAGCGCCGATGCCTACAGGAATGTTTTGAAGAGAGGTTGCAGATGCATCGAGGTGGATGTCTGGGATGGAGATGAGCCGGATTCCGACAGCGATACCAGTATCAGTAGCAGTGACGAGGAAGGGGTCACgtccaagtccaagaagagaCTGAGCTCGGTTAAGGACAAGCTTCCTAGCTCCCTGACGAGCAAGTTGGAAAAGACGTCTTTGGGTAAGAAATTGGACAAACATATCAGTACTgcttccaccatcaccaccccccgatccagcaccatcaccaaaactgCCACCAAATCGCCCACTCCcacatcacctccctctgcgAAGGACAAaaacaaggaaaagaagaccGCAAACTCATCATCAAAAATAGGTTCCAACACAGACTCAGGCGCGCCCCTGAACAggtcaacctcgacctcctccggcccAACAGGCCCAACCATCCACCgcgccccctccctcaaggAACCTCGTGTTTACCACGGCTACACCCTCACCAAAGAAGTCTCCTTCCGCGAAGTCTGCCTCGCAATCCGCGAAACAGCCTTCGAAACAACCGACTCCCCCCTCATCGTCTCCCTCGAGGTCCACTGCAGCCCCGAACAGCAACTCACCATGGTAGCCATCATGACCGAAACCTGGggcgacctcctcctccccgaacCAAAAGAAGACGCCACatgcctcccctcccccggcgACTTGAAGGGTAGAATCCTCGTCAAGGTCAAatacacccctcccccatccgcctcctccacctccccccccggCAGCGACACCCCCCCCGAAAACAtcgacccctccaccaccaaaccaaaaaaacccTCCAAGATCATCCACGCCCTCTCAAAACTGGGCATCTACACCCGCGGCGTCTCCTTCAAATCCCTGACCCAACCGGAAGCCTCAATGCCGACCcacatcttctccctctccgaGTCCGGCGTCTCCGAAGTCCACGCCAAATCAGCCCAGGACCTGTTTGAGCACAACCGCCGCTACCTCATGCGGGCTTACCCATCAGGGCTAAGGATCCGATCGTCAAACCTCGACCCAGCAGTCTTTTGGCGCAAAGGGATCCAAGTCGTCGCACTAAACTGGCAAAACTGGGACGAAGGCATGATGCTAAACGAGGGGATGTTTGCAGGCACAAATGGCTATGTTCTTAAGCCAGAAGGCTACCGCCCCCACAAATctctccccccaaccacTCCCTCCGCCGGTACCGCCCCCCAAGCAAACGCGGTGACGCACTACACAATGGACCTCGCCATCGCCGTCCTCGCGGCGCAGGacatacccctccccctgggCGACACCAAACCCTCGGGCTTCCGCCCTTACCTCAAGGTCGAGATCCACGTCGAGGAGCCCGGCGAGCGGCACGGCACAACCGCCGCCGCTTCTTCCTCAATCCCCGACGACggcaaggaaaaggagggcgAGTACAAGGCAAAGACCAAATCCCTCAAGGGCACCGTCGACCCTGACTGGAAAGGGCAAGAACTGGTCTTCAAGGGCATCCCCGGCGTGGTGCCAGAGCTGAGCTTTGTCAGGTTCTTGGTGAGGGATGACGAGATTGGAAAGGACAGCTTGGCCGCGTGGGCGTGCGTGAGGTTGGAtaggttgagggaggggtataGGTTTGTGCATCtgatggatgggaggggggtcgAGACGGAGGGCGTGGTTTTGGtcaaggtggagaggaggctgtactaggtaggtagggtagcagggtggtgatgatgtgaatGTGCCTTTCTTTTGGAAATAGTCATGCTATGTAACTTGGCTATCAAGATGTCGTTTTTTCGCTGGGGTTCTTGATGGTGGTCTTGTGGTGTAACGGGAGGCTCAGCTCCAGTGGTGTGAACTCCACCATTCCACGTCATCGTAGCAAGCAGAAGAACGAAATCATGTTCAAGTCATAACAAGTGCAAGCTAATCCTGCACTTCTTGCCAGAAGCATACAAGTACCTTTTCGCTAGTGTCTTCTTTTCCCAATCGCTCGTTAATATGATATCAAACCTCCCATCATGCACACTTGATTCCAGCCATGAACCCAGCCTCTCTGAGATGCCATTGAAGGTCAAAAGCCTGCTGGACCCTTAGGACTTGTTCTCTCGGTACAGGCAGGCAATAGACATCCCCCGTCTTGTATAGAGGCCGCAAACCCTCAAACCCATCGTCCTCAAAACCATCCTCATGATCAGGATATATAGGCTTCGACATCACCTCGAACCCATCCTTAGCCCTAGACGTGTCTTCCTCGTAGTGCTCCAGATTCATCATTTCCAGAATGTCTTCGTCAGCCAGGTTAATGACGGCGTCACTGGGCATAGAGCTGCCCTCCGGTAACCAGTGAAGCCGAAGCTTGACGAAAACGATGGCGGGATTCCGTGGACAGCGGGCAGTCTCACCAAGACACTCCAGCGCGAAACGATGGGTTTTCCACAGCGTCTGCATGTCTCGGGGCAGATCAAACAGGTTCCAGTCTTCGTGCAGGTGGAAGAACTCCCAATTCATCGTACTGGTGTTGAAATTGAGTTGAGCGTATTCTCTCAAAAGGCTATACCTGCCCGCAAACTGAGCGGGGAAAGCAGCCATTTGGAGGAGGTTAAGGAGCCCGGCCTGGaattttggtggttggtcaTTGACGAAGTAGCTTGGCGGAATGATGTGTGTTCTCAGTAGATCGCTAGGGGACTCCGGAGTCGGGGGGAGCGCAGGATCGCCATGTGTGGCTTCTAGGTCTGTCTCTCAATCAGTTATTGGCCTATTGTGAGGGACAAAAAACATACACTTCCTCACCGCAAGAGCGTAAAATTCAAGATATTGCACCACCTGGCTGAACTCGGATTCTTTGCTCACCATGTTTGGGCAAGCTCTGATTCGATCCACATATTGGTGCAGAACACCGAGGTCTGTGTGTATCTAGCAAGCAAACCGCTCTCGGGTGAAAGACCAGTCCCGGAACTTGATGCTTTTTCGCAGCTGGTCTTGAAAGAATCTGGCGGCTCGGATCTTGTCCCGGCGGAGAGCCCGGCAAGTTACCTTGTAACCATAAGGCATGGGCCCAGAGCTTTCCTCATCCCGGTTGTCAAAAAGAGATGGCATGATTGTTGGACAGAACGATGTgggctggtgatggatgtTGGTTGATGGATGTTGGTTGATGAAAGTTGGTTGATGAAGCTGGTTGATGAAGCTGGTTGATGAAAGTTGGTTGtacgaagaggaggagggaaacgCAAAATATAGGGAAGACAAGATGAGCAGCCCACGCCGTGTGGCGCCTCCGGCGGCGCCTGCCCAGCACCTTTCCTGGGTATCAGCTCGCCCGAGAGCAAGAAGGACATGGACGAGTTGGACCTGGACCTCCGGCTGTGCACTTGCCTTGCTTGAGAACCAAGCTCCGGTCTCGTTCCTCCGGTCAGGTGATGGTTCGTTCTTCACTGAAGCGTCATATCCTCATGAACATCCACGCCGGGGACAGAATGACTAGCCACACAAAAGGCACCCAACCATACTTTCTCCAGGGCGGGCCCTCCATCCATAATGTAGGTAGCAGCTCCTCGCCTTCCATATCTCATCGTGCGCACTTGTCTGAACATAGACAGGCATGGAAGGGACCAACCAATCTACCCACGGCAACTCTGGTCCCCTCCCGTTCCAGTCCAGCCGGCGATGACGCGAGCAACGGGAGCAACATCCACTCCGACACCGACTACCTTTGTGGGACCTTCCACCTCGGAGCCGTGCATCGCGTGACTACCTCACCCTCGCTCCCCAGCAAAAAGCAAGACCTCGCCTCCTCACGACTACCACACGCGCCAGCAACTTCCCCAGCGAAAAATTCTTCCGCTCATGCCCGACGGCGGGCTGGATTACCCGCGGGAATGTGTAGGGACTGCTTTCCGATTGTCGTCTGGCGGATGGCGTCGTCAGGGTGGGTTTACTTCCTCGTTGCGCGAGCAGAAAGCACACAGGTAAGTGGCAGAGGAACGGGACGGAGGAGCTGGCAAGCGGTGAGcgacttcttcttccctcgAGTCAAGGTCATTATCAGCAGCGGGTCTGGTGGAACGAGAACGTCATcccttggtgttgtttggaAGGTgtggatggagaggagaggagaggagaggagaggagaggagaggagaggagaggagaggagaggagaggagaggagaggagaggagaggagaggagaggagaggagaggagaggagaggaggaattTGTGGTTCATTGTCAGGGGAGTTCGTAGGAATCGGTGAGCTTTTGTGCGTCTGGCATCTCGTGATCATGAGGGTCTttgtgaggaggttgtgtgaggaggttgtgtgaggaggttgtgtaAGTTTGGAGTATATTGATCGGTTAGGTCTGGTACACAATACGCCGAGATGTTGAAAGTCTTAGCTATAGCCTGGGTGTGAATATTTCTGGCTCATCACGGTAGCAAGCAACCAGCCTCACGACAAAACGCAGCAAACAGAATATCGCCATCAACTACCAttcaaatcatcatcatcatcatcaaataGCACTTCCCTACCGCTCCTCTCATCAAACTATAATAAAAATCCCATGTTAATACCTCCCCAATTTTTAACCCTAAAAACTCCTTGTCCGATATCCCCTAATACTGCCAAAGCACCTTATGATAAACACACCTACTCCCCAGCACCTTATACTCTCCCCCCGTAATCCAACTATCATTCGTCGCCAGCTTGGCAAACACGCTCGCCCCCTtccaaacaacaacctgcTCGTCCATCTCCCTCGCGCTCCTGCTCACCAAAATCTTGTCCTGCAGATCcggcctcctcgccctcaacctctcctccaagaACGGGGCAAAATGCGGAATCTTGGCACCCCCGCCGACAACCATGATGCTCCCTAGCAACTCTCTCACCTTTTTCTCGTCCCCCTTGGCCGCGTTTTGGATTGATGTCATGATTGCGATGTCGAGGGGGGCGACGGGGAGGACAGAGTCCCGCTCTGTGGCGAGATCTTTGGCTGTTcgctggaggggttggtttgaggttgggttgttgtcgaaggaggttgttggtaaGAGGAAGGAGCCGTTTGGTGCGGGGGTGCCGCCGTTGCGGgcggagggggcgggggagccGTTGAGATCACGGGAGGATGCACCGAACATGTAAGGGGCGGGGACGGGGGTTGAGACACCAGCGTCcggggctggggagggggctttGGATGTGCCTGGGGTCGCGCTggcattgttgttgtggccGAGGAAGTTGAACGGGTTGGACCTTTCCTTACTTGGGGTTGCCATACCCATCTCGCCAGGGGCGCCGGTGAAGGAAGATGCCgggatggtggtttgggTGACGGAGGGTTGGATATGTGCCAGGATGGCAAGCTGGGCGGCAGAGGTAGGATCGTCAGGCATGTCGACATCATAAGCGTTGTAGGACCGGTCGATCAGATGTCGTCTCTTGTCCAGTTTGTGGCTGTTGTCGAATATCGATGGATCGTAGAAACCCATAGGGGCGAGAATAACCTCATCGTAGCACTTGAACATGTACTTCCGCGTCGGCTGGTTCGGAGCGCGGAGGTGGAAGTCGTAGTTTTGGACCGAGATGTTGGCTTGCGACAAAGTGCAATACTTGATCTTGAGTTCCTCGGCCAGCAGGAAATCATATCTCCTACGGAGGTTGATCTCTTGATATGGGAAATTATCATAGAGCATCATCTTAATGAAAGTCTCTGTGACATCCCAGCCGCCAAACTTGAGGTTGATGCGCGAGTCTTCGATACAGAGACCGTCTTCCACGCAAGCGATGGAGGTCTTTTGCGCACCGCAGTCCACCACACAAGCCTGAGTGTAACCGGCACCGAAGGTCGCGGCCATGCTCTCCTGAATGAACGCAACCCTGCTAAACTCGAACCATTCGATGCAAAGATGTAGAAGTTGTTCGACATACTTCTTGTCGTAAAGATCTGGGATAATGATGACACAGCTATACTGCTTCCACTCTGTGCTCTTCTTCAATCCCAGTTCCCACCGAAAGGCTCGGTCTAGTAATGTCTCAAGGTCGTTGAAAAGATGTGCCTGAGTAGGGTACTCGTTCTCGTTCAACCAGCCATTCTGAATCGGCCTCCACAGCTTGAACTTGGGATTTGAATCGTCTGGCACGCGCTGGGCTTGGTGGCCAATGAATACTGCAGATTCTgaaccaccatcctccagcGTGCTGACATCGGTCCATTCGACTTGGAGTGGGTCATTGTGCTGCGAGATGATCTCTGGTTCTGTTCTTCTGTTGAAGTTGACAACAAGGTCCTTGGAATTAGGCAGCACCTTCCGCTTGTTTTGGCGCATGTCCACCTTCAGGTCGTTGCACGCCTTCTGGTACTTCTTTGACCATTCCTCGCCGTGCTGTTGATCCATGCCCCGCTCCTCAAACTTGCGTCGCGGTAGCGCCTCGTACATCTCAGACTCGGTTTGCGGGTACTTGGTCGCAAGTACCATGGGAATGGTCTTGGGGAGGGCATCGCTCGCAAAGCCGAGTCGCAAGTTTTGACTTCCCGGGTGTATCACGATGATCTTTGACGGGTCCATATAAGACGACGAAGgaccaccatcctcgccctgGAGGTCGTCGACGGGAAGCGTAACGTCGCcattggtgttgttgagtgCGCGATCGCGGTCTTTGGCGTTTTGTACCAGTCGGTCTCGGTTCGCCTCTGCTTGAAGCCTCAGCGACAAGATCTGGTCATCGCGCTTCATGTAATCCCTGCCCAGCCCATGTCAGCAACTTGATGCGCCCGGTTGTCCAGTACACTGGCTATTCCTTACGTGTAGTAATTCTTCTGATTAATTGGTGGCACGTCGGGCCAGCTCGTTTGCTTCATGCCATTGTCGGTGCGCTCGAGTCCtggtgaaggtggtgagcAATTGGCGGTTCTGCCCGTCTTTCATGTATCGACCGGTGCTTACCTTCCCTGGCGAGGACACGCTCGCTGACTTTGCCGACCATCTTGGCTGGGGTatctggtgttgctgttgattTATCTTCTGCTGATATTTGCTGTTGGATCTATCGAAGCTGTTGTTGGCAGGTCGAGCGTTGGAATCAAAACTTTAAGATCACTTGTTCGGTCGGAGGCGTTGCTTGGACACGATGGAAGCAGGGTATTAATTCCGAACGCGCTTCTCGTCTCGGGAGGTACCTGGAGACGGTTGACGGAGCAAGTAGAAGCCGATATGCGCGGGGAGATATTGTGGCGGCTGGTCGAGGCTATTCAGGTCCAAATTTTCATCCATGTGCGCTCCTGTTTGTGGGCAAGACGTTGGAGTTGCTCTTTTCTATTTTGTGCCGCCTCaagctggctgctgctggaatTTGGCCGCCATTGGTTTGCGAGCTTCACAGCGCGCCGTTGGGGATGCTGATGGTTGTACCTCTACGCTAGCCGAATCTGGGGATGGCGGCTTGAGCATGCTCACCGCCTTCCTGATGGGGACATTAATGATTTTGTCGACGACTTACATTGGACGACGACCACCAGATCCTCACAGCAAGCTGAAGTGACACAGTGAATAACATTCAtaaaataactatatttttttaatccGAAGCTGTCATCAGTTTCACCCAGATTCATCCCAAGTACAGAACGTTCCATGAGTCAAcccagccaacaaccaacaacgtTTGCCAGCTGCCTTCACCTGTCCGCCAGCCCTATGACGTCGCCACTTACATGCATTGCCAGACACGGCCTCAAGAGATGAACACCTCAACCTTTTTCAACAGTTACCTGCAACCTCGAGTACAACTTCAAAGACCTTTTGATTCCAACACTTCACTCTCCAATTCACccaatctcatcatcatccactcTCACTTtcaaacaacagcaaccatgccccccattcccctccacaccaactcccccatcaaccccgccaaagCCTCAGGCataaccccccaaaccacccccccaaacaaTGATcagccaacaccaacgaAAACAACCTCTCTCCCCTCTTCAGCTGCTCCCAATAAcggcccaccaccaccccaaccaggCGCCGttccccatcttcctcaaccaaccTCCTTCCCAGCCTCCTCCACTGGTCctgctccccctcaaccagcAGCCGCCCCAGCCACTACCGCAGCACCAACatacccaccccctccccagtccTCAATCCCCTCTCCAGAACTGCCATACAATCAGCGAGGAACCTCGACAGCTTTTACATCTGCTACAACGACAGGAGCAGCGGTGTTGCCCGGCCCGAGCCCTTACGAGACTGGTGGTGGGCAGGGGTATCAACAGAGGACGGATTCGGGGTATCGgcctgggggaggggaggaaaaTGAGGAGCATGGTGTGTTGGGGAGTGTGATGGGGTATGCTAAAGCTGCG of Podospora pseudopauciseta strain CBS 411.78 chromosome 7 map unlocalized CBS411.78m_7, whole genome shotgun sequence contains these proteins:
- a CDS encoding uncharacterized protein (COG:I; EggNog:ENOG503NU1A) — protein: MAAAYEHLPDGAHQAGGGVSGRVHRVRDLKPHVLDHLRKVYSAYGKDSWTPEQTAVFLKTVQHDTPSELALELADDKDWELVTFLKYMTSEVTSAVAPPEEVDLSWPLSAYFISSSHNTYLTGNQLSSDSSADAYRNVLKRGCRCIEVDVWDGDEPDSDSDTSISSSDEEGVTSKSKKRLSSVKDKLPSSLTSKLEKTSLGSNTDSGAPLNRSTSTSSGPTGPTIHRAPSLKEPRVYHGYTLTKEVSFREVCLAIRETAFETTDSPLIVSLEVHCSPEQQLTMVAIMTETWGDLLLPEPKEDATCLPSPGDLKGRILVKVKYTPPPSASSTSPPGSDTPPENIDPSTTKPKKPSKIIHALSKLGIYTRGVSFKSLTQPEASMPTHIFSLSESGVSEVHAKSAQDLFEHNRRYLMRAYPSGLRIRSSNLDPAVFWRKGIQVVALNWQNWDEGMMLNEGMFAGTNGYVLKPEGYRPHKSLPPTTPSAGTAPQANAVTHYTMDLAIAVLAAQDIPLPLGDTKPSGFRPYLKVEIHVEEPGERHGTTAAASSSIPDDGKEKEGEYKAKTKSLKGTVDPDWKGQELVFKGIPGVVPELSFVRFLVRDDEIGKDSLAAWACVRLDRLREGYRFVHLMDGRGVETEGVVLVKVERRLY
- the TIM13 gene encoding protein translocase subunit (COG:U; BUSCO:EOG09265PJ3; EggNog:ENOG503P6U7), whose protein sequence is MDSEGVKKAIVQATLQETNTANARALIEGITGSCFEKCVPKPGTSLSSSEKTCMSYCVEKYIASWNEVNGTYIRRLRQGAEGNH
- a CDS encoding uncharacterized protein (COG:S; EggNog:ENOG503P0EN), producing the protein MHWTNVLTAAIVPLTGVRAAMLRFSCSQLVVDRLDPLVNPGQVPSPHLHQIVGGNSFNVTMDPNVNDISESSTCTSCQFTEDFSNYWTAVLFFKARNGTYKRVNTIGNGLGYSASNGGQTVYYISNGPVTAFKPGFRMVVGNPAFRTQAQARTNPALQFTCLASPMTRSGYRYDFPTDTCAGGIMVTVRFPTCWDGKNTDSPDHQSHVAYPVNRNCPSTHPIKIPEVFYETYWDTRPFNNKALWPADGSQPFVWSFGDKTGYGNHGDYIFGWKGDALQRAMDANCNSDLIQDRLNCPTLKSQSIVNANKCSIQRKVKEDLDGWLEELPGGGME
- a CDS encoding uncharacterized protein (COG:S; EggNog:ENOG503NZ9C); translation: MVDISRASLVCDNATTPPNFHFQSLFTAPQDTMSKPVISFGLKKSCPPSKKPTLPARKKPAPFGGLGDDDDDDNEAPQTSVSITEIDGFDTPSSINNDNDSDSRKRHKKSSKPPSAPPSKTPSSKTLQPTGEFTDLSSALASRKYAKEAESADPSIYDYDAVYDSFKAAKKPKSEDEAAAEKKPKYFSALQQAASQRERDRQIAEEKRLKREREAEGEEFADKEKFVTEAYKRQQEENRRLEEEEKRREEEEAKKNKGKGMTDFYKKMLEQKEQEHAAIVLAAQNAAKKPDGKAEAGPKEEEEKSATERAREINAQGGNVLINDDGEVVDKRQLLKGGLNVAPKKKAEVQQEKARQQEKAKSNGPSQGSRGVYAPGGKQAMRERQTRMLEAQLEETLKRSRQEEAEETAKIELATKSRKTEADVSSAKERYLARKRAAEEAKKKEP